From the Amia ocellicauda isolate fAmiCal2 chromosome 21, fAmiCal2.hap1, whole genome shotgun sequence genome, one window contains:
- the LOC136717320 gene encoding lysophosphatidylserine lipase ABHD12 has product MRKRNNSHGSKTAGEKSSSGRTRRARAAESRAAEAGELSTSGSGWLSRTKTLLFTVFVVYSSVPFIIRLFPGILAQVVYSHYVRVPFFVDLGRPADLFLNHTLNFYLIPEDGVTVGVWHTVPDSQWQQAQGKGLGWYEASLGDGAPVIIYLHGNGGTRATDHRVQLIKVLSAAEFHVLALDYRGFGDSTGQPSELGMTTDALHLYRWVKANSGGSPVYLWGHSLGTGVATNAARKLQELGSQVDAVILEAPYTNIREEVANHPLGLIYCLFPAFEYFFLDTVALNNIVFPNDENLKMVSSPLMILHAEDDRVVPFHMSKQLYDIALQSQASKGKVKLVPFSRSLGYGHNRIFQDPNLPSILREFLHPLAH; this is encoded by the exons ATgaggaaaagaaacaacagcCATGGGTCCAAAACAGCCGGGGAGAAGTCTTCCAGCGGCAGGACGAGGAGGGCCAGGGCAGCCGAGAGCAGGGCGGCCGAGGCGGGCGAGCTGAG CACGTCTGGGTCTGGCTGGTTGTCGAGGACTAAAACACTCCTTTTCACCGTGTTTGTTGTTTACTCCTCTGTGCCTTTCATCATCCGTCTGTTCCCAGGAATACTGGCCCAGGTGGTCTATTCTCATTACG TCAGAGTGCCGTTCTTTGTGGATCTTGGGCGTCCAGCTGACCTCTTCCTGAACCATACACTCAACTTCTACCTCATACCCGAAGATGGAGTCACAGTGGGCGTCTG gcacACGGTACCCGACAGCCAGTGGCAGCAGGCCCAGGGGAAAGGCCTGGGGTGGTATGAGGCATCGCTAGGAGACGGCGCTCCTGTTATCATCTACCTCCATGGCAATGGGGGCACCAG GGCGACAGATCACCGGGTCCAGCTCATAAAA GTCCTCAGTGCTGCTGAGTTCCACGTTCTCGCTCTGGATTATAGAG GTTTTGGTGACTCTACAGGGCAACCCAGTGAGCTGGGCATGACAACCGATGCCCTCCATCTGTACCGCTGGGTGAAGGCAAACAGTGGGGGCAGCCCTGTCTATCTGTGGGGGCATTCCCTTGGCACAGG AGTGGCTACCAATGCTGCACGGAAACTACAAGAGCTGG GGAGTCAGGTTGATGCTGTGATCCTCGAGGCCCCGTACACCAACATACGTGAGGAGGTAGCCAACCACCCTCTGGGCCTG ATCTATTGTCTGTTTCCAGCTTTTGAGTACTTTTTCCTGGACACTGTGGCACTAAACAACATAGTCTTTCCTAATGATGAAAA CCTGAAGATGGTGAGCAGCCCTCTTATGATTTTGCATGCTGAGGATGACAGGGTGGTCCCTTTCCACATGAGCAAGCAG CTGTATGACATAGCGCTGCAGTCCCAGGCCTCCAAGGGCAAAGTCAAGCTGGTCCCTTTCAGCCGGTCCCTTGGTTACGGGCACAACAGAATCTTCCAGGACCCCAATCTGCCGAGCATCCTGCG gGAGTTTCTACATCCTTTGGCACATTGA
- the pygl gene encoding glycogen phosphorylase, liver form: MATPLTDQEKRKQISIRGIVGVENVAEIKKSFNRHLHFTLVKDRNVATRRDYYFALAHSVRDHLVGRWIRTQQFYYEMDPKRVYYLSLEFYMGRTLENTMINLGLQNACDEAIYQLGLDIEDLEEMEEDAGLGNGGLGRLAACFLDSMATLGLAAYGYGIRYEYGIFNQKIREGWQVEEADDWLRHGNPWEKARPEYMLPVHFYGRVEQIHGASKWVDTQVVLAMPYDTPIPGYMNNTVNTMRLWSARAPNDFNLRDFNVGDYIQAVLDRNLAENISRVLYPNDNFFEGKELRLKQEYFVVAATLQDIIRRFKASKKDSEGASNSFNNFPDKVAIQLNDTHPAMAIPELMRIFVDIEKLPWEKAWDITKRTFAYTNHTVLPEALERWPVKLMETLLPRHLQIIYEINQKHLDMIAVQFPGDLDRLRRMSLIEEEGGKRINMAHLCIVGSHAVNGVAQIHSNIVKTEVFRDFSEMEPEKFQNKTNGITPRRWLLLCNAGLAELIAEAIGEEYVKDLSKLKKLLDFVDDDLFIRDVAKVKQDNKLKFSQYLEQEYKVKINPSSMFDVHVKRIHEYKRQLLNCLHIVTMYNRIRKDPTAPFVPRTVIIGGKAAPGYHMAKLIIKLITSVAEVVNNDPLIGSKLKVIYLENYRVSLAEKVIPATDLSEQISTAGTEASGTGNMKFMLNGALTIGTMDGANVEMAEEAGEENLFIFGMRVDDVAELDKKGYDARKYYSELPELKQVMDQIKNGFFSPKQPDLFNDLTNMLFNHDRFKVFADYEAYVKCQERVSKLFQNTKEWTKMVIKNIAASGKFSSDRTIAEYAQDIWGVEPTDLKIPPPNEPREAIDQTARAVKPKKV, translated from the exons ATGGCGACTCCGCTCACGGACCAAGAGAAGAGAAAGCAGATCAGCATCAGGGGGATAGTGGGGGTGGAGAATGTGGCCGAGATCAAGAAGAGCTTCAACCGGCACCTGCACTTCACGCTGGTCAAGGACCGCAACGTGGCCACGCGCCGGGACTACTACTTCGCGCTCGCGCACTCGGTGCGGGACCATCTCGTGGGCCGCTGGATCCGCACGCAGCAGTTCTACTACGAGATGGACCCCAAG AGGGTGTACTATCTCTCCCTGGAGTTCTACATGGGCCGCACCCTGGAGAACACCATGATCAACCTGGGGCTGCAGAACGCCTGCGATGAGGCCATCTACCAG CTGGGTTTGGACATAGAGGACTTGGAAGAGATGGAAGAAGATGCTGGTCTTGGAAATGGAGGCTTAGGCAGACTTGCAG CATGCTTCCTGGATTCAATGGCTACCCTTGGCCTTGCTGCGTATGGTTATGGCATTCGATATGAGTATGGCATCTTCAACCAGAAAATCAGAGAGGGCTGGCAG GTAGAGGAGGCTGATGATTGGCTGAGACATGGCAATCCATGGGAGAAAGCCCGGCCTGAGTACATGCTTCCTGTCCACTTCTATGGTCGTGTAGAACAAATCCACGGGGCCTCCAAATGGGTGGACACACAG GTGGTCTTGGCCATGCCTTATGACACCCCAATTCCAGGGTATATGAACAACACTGTCAACACTATGCGACTCTGGTCTGCTCGTGCCCCCAATGATTTCAATCTGCGGGACT TTAATGTTGGGGACTACATACAGGCTGTGCTGGACCGGAATCTGGCCGAGAATATTTCCAGAGTGCTCTACCCCAATGATAAC TTCTTTGAAGGGAAGGAGCTGCGTCTCAAGCAGGAGTATTTCGTGGTTGCCGCTACTCTGCAGGACATCATCCGTCGTTTCAAGGCCTCCAAGAAGGACTCTGAGGGTGCCTCCAACTCCTTCAACAACTTTCCTGATAAG GTGGCAATCCAACTAAATGACACTCATCCAGCTATGGCCATACCTGAGCTCATGAGGATCTTTGTGGACATTGAGAAACTCCCCTGGGAGAAG GCCTGGGACATCACCAAGAGGACTTTCGCTTACACCAACCACACAGTGTTGCCCGAGGCTCTGGAGCGCTGGCCCGTGAAGCTGATGGAGACCCTGCTCCCTCGGCACCTGCAGATCATCTATGAGATCAACCAGAAGCACCTTGAT ATGATTGCAGTGCAGTTTCCTGGGGATCTGGACCGCCTGCGCAGGATGTCTCTGATTGAGGAGGAGGGTGGGAAGAGGATCAACATGGCCCACTTGTGCATTGTTGGTTCTCATGCAGTCAATGGAGTTGCCCAGATCCACTCCAATATAGTCAAGACTGAGGT GTTCCGTGACTTCAGTGAGATGGAGCCCGAGAAGTTCCAGAACAAAACCAATGGAATAACTCCACGTCGCTGGCTGCTGCTCTGCAACGCTGGATTGGCTGAGCTCATTGCAGAG GCTATTGGGGAAGAATACGTGAAAGATCTCAGCAAGTTAAAGAAGCTTCTGGACTTTGTTGATGATGACCTGTTTATCCGAGACGTTGCCAAAGTGAAGCAG GACAATAAGTTGAAGTTTTCTCAGTATCTGGAGCAGGAGTACAAGGTGAAGATCAAtccctcctccatgtttgatgtcCATGTGAAGAGGATCCACGAGTACAAGAGGCAGCTCCTCAACTGCCTGCACATTGTCACCATGTATAACC GTATAAGAAAGGACCCAACAGCACCTTTTGTACCTCGGACAGTGATCATTGGTGGCAAA GCAGCCCCAGGTTACCACATGGCAAAGCTCATCATTAAACTCATCACGTCTGTGGCAGAAGTTGTGAACAATGACCCGCTGATCGGAAGTAAGCTGAAGGTCATCTATCTGGAGAATTACAGAGTGTCTCTAGCCGAAAAAG tGATCCCTGCCACAGATCTGTCAGAGCAGATCTCCACAGCGGGCACAGAGGCTTCTGGGACAGGGAACATGAAGTTCATGCTGAATGGAGCACTGACCATTGGCACCATGGATGGAGCCAATGTGGAGATGGCAGAGGAGGCTGGCGAGGAGAACCTTTTCATTTTTGGCATGCGGGTGGATGATGTAGCAGAACTTGACAAGAAGGG CTATGATGCCAGGAAGTACTACAGTGAGCTACCTGAACTGAAACAAGTGATGGACCAGATCAAGAATGGATTCTTCTCCCCAAAGCAGCCTGACCTCTTCAATGATCTCACCAACATGCTCTTCAACCATGATAG GTTTAAAGTCTTTGCAGACTATGAAGCTTATGTCAAATGCCAAGAGAGGGTCAGTAAACTCTTCCAA AATACAAAGGAGTGGACCAAGATggtaattaaaaacattgcagCCTCTGGGAAGTTCTCCAGTGACCGGACCATCGCAGAGTACGCTCAGGATATCTGGGGAGTGGAGCCAACGGACCTGAAGATCCCACCGCCCAATGAGCCGCGAGAGGCCATTGATCAGACGGCTAGAGCTGTGAAGCCCAAGAAGGTGTAG